Genomic DNA from Paracoccus sp. MBLB3053:
GCACAGGCGCAGGCTGCACTCTCGGATGACGGCATCATGGTCGAGCCCTTCGCAGCCCTGCCGAGCGCGCTGATGGTCACGCAAGGCGGTCGACGCGTCTCGGGCTCGCGCGCCTATCAAGAAGGCATGGTCGAACTGCAGGACCTGTCGCCCCAGCTTGCTTGCGCCGCCCTGCCAGAGGTTCGTTTCGCGCTGGATTATTGCGCAGGCGGTGGGGGAAAGGCACTTGCGATGGCCTCTGGCGGTATCCGCAACGTCACCGCCCATGACATCGATGCCGGGCGAATGTCCGATCTTGCTTCCCGGGCGCGACGCGCAGGGGCCGCGATCAAGGTCAGCGCGCCGGGCAAGGTCAGTGGCCGCTTCGATCTTGTCCTTACCGACGTTCCCTGTAGCGGCAGCGGAACCTGGCGACGCACGCCGGACGCGAAATGGCGCTTGGGCGAGGCGGGGCTTGAAAGACTGCTTGAGATTCAGGCGGCCATCCTGCTTGAGGCCGCGCAATTCGTAGCACCTCTGGGCTATCTGGCCTACATGACGTGTTCGCTGCTGGATGACGAAAATGGCTCGCAGGTGGCGCGTTTCCTGTCGCGGGGTGGGTTCCAGCTTGAAAGCGAGCGCCGATATTCGCCCCTTGATGCGTCGGACGGATTCTATTTTGCCCTCATGCGGCGCTGTTAACCTTGGGTTAACCGCCGTTCTGTAGCCAAAGCTCATCCAGTTCGAAGCGGAGGATGGCATGGCCGGACTGAAGGCGGCGCATAGGCATGTCGGGCTGATCTATCGCTTTTTCGGCATTCTTGCTGCCGGACTTGTCGCGGTAAGGGTGCTTTTGCCGGCCGAGGATCAGATGCGCGCCGCATCGCTCGCCTTCGCAAGCATCGCCTTGACCTTGGTTCTGATTGGCGGGGCAGAGATGCTGCGCCGGGCAGGAATCACCTTGGGGCAACGGCGCGCATTGTCCCGGCTGCGCGAGCGGCTGTCGGGTCACGACGGGCCCGCCTTCGCAATAGGCTGCGACGGCCGGATTCTCGCCCGGAACCGCTCGGGTGAAAATCTGTGCGGATCGAAGGATGTTCGCAATCTGCTTGCGCAGAGCCATGCCGTCCCGGACCAGGCCTGGAACGATCTTTCGATTAGGCTTGAACGTTCAGGTTCGGCCGAAATCGAGCTTGAGATGGCAGGACGGTTTGCGGTGGAATTGCTGGAAAGGGGCAAGCTTCAGCTTTGGCTTTCCCTCTCCCCGCCAGTCCAGATCCCAAGGCGAATGGCGGCAACCAGGCGTGAAACCGACGAGTTTGACCGGTTGCCCGTCTCGCTTCTGACGCTTGACGCCCAAGGGCGAATAACCCGCGTGAATGAGGCCGCGCGTGAGCTTCTGGCGGGTGCCTTGCCGGGTCAGAGCCTGTCGCAATACCTCGACGGGCTCGGGCGCGAACTCGGCGACTGGGTATCGGATATTTGCGCCGGTCGGACAGCGGGCAGTGCCGAGGTGCTGCATCTGAAAGGCGAACGGGCGGACCGATTCGTCCAGGTTAGCCTGAGCAGGAGTTGCGATGGCCAGGTGACTGCCGTTCTCTCGGATGCAAGCGCAATGAAAACGCTCGAGGCGCAATTCGTCCAAAGCCAGAAGATGCAGGCGATCGGCCAATTGGCTGGAGGAATCGCGCATGATTTCAATAATCTGCTTACGGCCATCACCGGCCATTGCGATCTTTTGATGCTGCGCCATGACAAGGCGGACCCGGACTATGCGGATCTTGATCAGATCAGCCAGAACGCAAATCGCGCGGCGGCGCTGGTGCGCCAGCTGCTCGCCTTCTCCCGTAAGCAGACGCTCAAGCCACAGATCATGGACCTTCGCGACACGTTGTCCGATCTCACCCATCTTCTCAATCGACTTGTGGGGGAACGGATTGCGCTGACTTTCGACCATGATCCGTCGCTCAGAATGATCCGTGCGGATCGCCGGCAGCTAGAGCAGGTGATGATGAACCTTGTGGTCAATGCGAGGGACGCGATGCCCCAGGGTGGCGACATCACGATCGCGACAGACAACCACCGCCTCGACGCGCCAACTTCGTTCGGGCGCGCAACGCTTCCCCCCGGGGATTACGTCCGGGTTCAGGTCCATGACCAGGGCTGCGGCATTGCAGATGACGAACTGACG
This window encodes:
- a CDS encoding RsmB/NOP family class I SAM-dependent RNA methyltransferase encodes the protein MTPAARAQAAITILDQILAGDAAEAALLRWARGSRFAGSGDRAAVRDLVFDSLRCKRSRAALGGAMSGRGLMIGMLIEEARDPASIFTGDGHAPAPLTPEDREGMRAPCGIEGLDLPDWIWSRWRSSLGESAERVAMAMRDRAPVWLRVNKLRATAAQAQAALSDDGIMVEPFAALPSALMVTQGGRRVSGSRAYQEGMVELQDLSPQLACAALPEVRFALDYCAGGGGKALAMASGGIRNVTAHDIDAGRMSDLASRARRAGAAIKVSAPGKVSGRFDLVLTDVPCSGSGTWRRTPDAKWRLGEAGLERLLEIQAAILLEAAQFVAPLGYLAYMTCSLLDDENGSQVARFLSRGGFQLESERRYSPLDASDGFYFALMRRC
- a CDS encoding hybrid sensor histidine kinase/response regulator, whose protein sequence is MAGLKAAHRHVGLIYRFFGILAAGLVAVRVLLPAEDQMRAASLAFASIALTLVLIGGAEMLRRAGITLGQRRALSRLRERLSGHDGPAFAIGCDGRILARNRSGENLCGSKDVRNLLAQSHAVPDQAWNDLSIRLERSGSAEIELEMAGRFAVELLERGKLQLWLSLSPPVQIPRRMAATRRETDEFDRLPVSLLTLDAQGRITRVNEAARELLAGALPGQSLSQYLDGLGRELGDWVSDICAGRTAGSAEVLHLKGERADRFVQVSLSRSCDGQVTAVLSDASAMKTLEAQFVQSQKMQAIGQLAGGIAHDFNNLLTAITGHCDLLMLRHDKADPDYADLDQISQNANRAAALVRQLLAFSRKQTLKPQIMDLRDTLSDLTHLLNRLVGERIALTFDHDPSLRMIRADRRQLEQVMMNLVVNARDAMPQGGDITIATDNHRLDAPTSFGRATLPPGDYVRVQVHDQGCGIADDELTKIFEPFYTTKPTGEGTGLGLSTAYGIVKQTGGYIFCQSVLGQGSTFSLFFPAHDKKAEAGAPEPAKTRPVEPVLRRESDATVLLVEDEAPVRAFASRALKLQGFNVLEASCAEDALTILADHRLNVDVFVTDVIMPGMDGPAWVRTALRERPRTRVIFMSGYAEDVFSEGRPPVPNSAFLAKPFSLSDLTALVTRQLDTVPAENQSEA